From Hippoglossus stenolepis isolate QCI-W04-F060 chromosome 6, HSTE1.2, whole genome shotgun sequence, a single genomic window includes:
- the angptl7 gene encoding angiopoietin-related protein 7 — translation MAKVNLSVVALGVTLLLLAETWAQNPRKRLAPSKAQCCDDVRSLKVQVANLTSLLEELGRKQETDLMSVVRQIMELDKQNRQQEARVTEAESKYSEINNRVEIMQLQTLQSATQTSSDAIYDCASLYSKNYKISGEYKLPKDEFLGTPELSVFCDMDTNGGGWTLIQRRKVGLTSFNRDWKQYKSGFGSIRGDFWLGNDHIFRITRQPSVLRIEMEDWEGKSRYAEYGYFTVSNELNSYKLFLANYSGNAGDSLRYHNNTNFSTKHKDNDKCVDDCASLRKGGYWYNCCTDSNLNGVFYRYGEHTRNTDGITWYGWHGPNYSLKRVEMKIRPVGFQP, via the exons ATGGCAAAAGTAAACTTGAGCGTGGTGGCTCTAGGGGTCACGCTGCTCCTATTAGCAGAGACATGGGCCCAGAATCCCAGGAAGAGACTGGCGCCTTCGAAGGCTCAATGCTGCGACGACGTGCGCTCTCTCAAGGTTCAGGTGGCCAATCTGACCAGTCTCCTCGAGGAGCTGGGTCGCAAGCAGGAGACAGACTTAATGAGCGTTGTGAGGCAAATAATGGAGCTGGACAAGCAGAACCGGCAGCAGGAGGCACGGGTTACAGAGGCAGAGAGCAAGTACTCCGAGATCAACAACCGTGTGGAGATCATGCAGCTACAAACCCTCCAGTCTGCAACTCAGACCTCATCAG atGCCATATATGACTGTGCATCACTCTACAGCAAGAACTACAAGATCTCTGGCGAGTACAAACTGCCTAAAGATGAGTTTCTGGGGACACCTGAGCTGAGC GTCTTCTGCGATATGGACACAAATGGAGGCGGTTGGACTCTGATCCAAAGGCGAAAGGTCGGCCTGACATCATTCAACCGTGACTGGAAACAGTACAAAAGTGGATTTGGATCCATCCGTGGAGACTTCTGGCTCGGCAATGACCACATCTTCCGTATAACAAGGCAGCCCAGTGTGCTCAGGATTGAGATGGAG GACTGGGAAGGAAAGTCACGCTACGCTGAGTATGGTTATTTCACTGTGAGCAATGAGCTCAACAGCTACAAGCTCTTCCTCGCCAACTACAGTGGGAACGCTGGAGACTCCCTGCGCTACCACAACAACACCAACTTCAGCACCAAACACAAGGACAACGACAAATGTGTGGACGACTGTGCTTCCCTGCGCAAAG GTGGTTACTGGTACAACTGCTGCACCGACTCAAACTTGAATGGCGTTTTTTACCGCTACGGCGAGCACACAAGGAACACAGATGGGATCACTTGGTACGGCTGGCACGGGCCCAACTACTCCCTCAAGAGAGTGGAGATGAAGATCCGGCCAGTGGGTTTTCAACCATAA